In Methanofollis aquaemaris, the genomic window AACTCGGGATCGCACGGGCCGTCCTCAACGACCCCGAGGTTCTCTTCCTGGACGAACCTTCCTCCGGCCTGGACCCGGAGGCACAGTTGATGGTCCGCGACCTCATCCTCGACCTCTCGAAGAAAGAGGGAATGACCGTATTCCTCAACTCGCACAACCTCGACGAAGTCCAGCGGGTCTGCACCTCGGTGGCCATCCTCCACCAGGGGCGCATCCGTGCATTCGACACCGTCGAACGACTCAGAGGAGAGGAGAAAGGCACCCACCTTGAGGTCGTCCTCGGGGATCCGGCCTCGGCAGAACGAGCCTCCGAGATCCTGCGGGGGATGCCCGGCATCACCGAGGTCGATCGTGAGAACGAGAGCGTCACCGCAATCCTCACCGACGGAAGCGCCGCAGCGGCGGTCAGAGAACTGGTCCAGGCCGGCTGTGCCGTTGAAGAAATCAGAAAGGTCCGGAGGTCTCTG contains:
- a CDS encoding ABC transporter ATP-binding protein → MSIIKVKNLKKIFNGREVLEGISFSVEKGEVFGFLGPNGAGKTTTVRCVLGLLHPDAGSVEVLGGDLGTDDPLRRRVGVLLESNGLSDRLTAQENLDYFARLYDLQNPEERVAEMLRFVGLEERKDNPVGTFSTGMKRKLGIARAVLNDPEVLFLDEPSSGLDPEAQLMVRDLILDLSKKEGMTVFLNSHNLDEVQRVCTSVAILHQGRIRAFDTVERLRGEEKGTHLEVVLGDPASAERASEILRGMPGITEVDRENESVTAILTDGSAAAAVRELVQAGCAVEEIRKVRRSLEQIYLEAVHQAEGST